The following proteins come from a genomic window of Gemmatimonadota bacterium:
- the trpD gene encoding anthranilate phosphoribosyltransferase, translating into MTHSGSGALRDAIERVVSGSSLDSATAEGAMAAIMQGEATDAQVAGYLVALRMKGETVDEVVGSARAMRAAASGIAPSRTPLVDTCGTGGDASGTFNISTGAALVVAAAGAAVAKHGNRSVSSQCGSADVLEALGIPVDVEPARAEMLVDRHGFGFLFAPRFHGAMRHAMGPRRQLAMRTVFNLLGPLTNPAGAACQVMGVYSPEIVDLAAAALLGLGVERAFVVHSADGLDEVSLCAPTHYAEVANGEVRRGVLNASDFGMEPVKREDLAGGDAEMNAGILERIAAGEKGAPRSVVVANASLALVACGMAADFRDGAKTAAAALDEGRVAHLLAALRAESA; encoded by the coding sequence ATGACCCACTCCGGCAGCGGCGCACTTCGGGACGCGATTGAGCGTGTGGTGTCCGGGAGTTCGCTCGACTCCGCGACCGCCGAGGGCGCCATGGCGGCCATCATGCAGGGCGAGGCCACCGACGCGCAGGTGGCCGGTTATCTTGTGGCACTCCGGATGAAGGGCGAGACGGTCGACGAAGTCGTGGGTTCGGCCCGGGCCATGCGTGCGGCGGCGTCGGGGATTGCGCCCTCGCGCACTCCGCTGGTGGACACCTGCGGAACAGGCGGGGACGCTTCCGGCACCTTCAACATCTCGACCGGAGCGGCCCTGGTGGTGGCGGCGGCGGGCGCGGCCGTGGCAAAGCACGGCAATCGGTCGGTTTCTTCGCAGTGCGGCAGCGCGGATGTTCTGGAAGCGCTCGGCATCCCGGTCGATGTGGAACCCGCGCGCGCGGAAATGCTGGTGGATCGCCACGGGTTCGGATTCCTGTTCGCCCCGCGTTTCCATGGTGCCATGCGTCACGCGATGGGGCCGCGTCGGCAGTTGGCCATGCGCACCGTCTTCAACCTTCTGGGTCCGCTCACGAATCCGGCGGGGGCCGCCTGTCAGGTGATGGGTGTGTATTCGCCGGAGATCGTGGACCTGGCGGCGGCGGCGCTTCTGGGGCTGGGAGTGGAGCGCGCGTTCGTCGTGCATTCCGCGGACGGTCTGGATGAAGTGAGTCTCTGTGCCCCTACCCACTATGCGGAAGTCGCGAACGGAGAGGTTCGCAGGGGTGTGCTGAACGCCTCGGACTTCGGGATGGAACCGGTGAAGCGCGAAGACCTGGCCGGTGGAGATGCCGAGATGAACGCCGGCATCCTGGAGAGGATTGCCGCCGGGGAGAAGGGGGCTCCGCGCTCCGTTGTGGTCGCGAATGCATCGCTGGCGCTGGTTGCCTGCGGGATGGCCGCGGACTTTCGCGACGGAGCCAAGACAGCGGCGGCCGCGCTGGACGAAGGACGGGTGGCTCATCTGCTCGCGGCGCTCCGGGCGGAATCGGCGTGA
- a CDS encoding aminodeoxychorismate/anthranilate synthase component II, with product MILVLDNYDSFTFNLVQYLGELGADPKVLRNDAVSLAAIRRMNPERIVISPGPGRPEDAGISVGLVQTLGPKIPLLGVCLGHQAIAVAWGARIVPADRLLHGKTSRVIHNGRDIFRSVENPVEATRYHSLIVDKDSLPEDLLVTAWTADQEIMGLRHRKYPIHGVQFHPESILTPGGKAILRNFLEL from the coding sequence ATGATTCTCGTCCTCGACAACTACGACTCTTTCACATTCAACCTTGTGCAGTACCTCGGGGAACTGGGTGCGGACCCGAAGGTGCTGCGGAACGATGCCGTGAGCCTTGCCGCGATTCGTCGTATGAATCCCGAGCGCATCGTGATCTCGCCGGGTCCCGGACGCCCCGAGGATGCGGGGATCAGCGTGGGCCTGGTCCAGACTCTCGGCCCGAAGATCCCGCTTCTGGGCGTATGTCTGGGGCACCAGGCCATTGCGGTTGCGTGGGGGGCGCGGATCGTGCCTGCGGACAGGCTCCTGCATGGGAAGACCTCCCGCGTGATCCACAACGGGAGGGACATTTTCCGCAGCGTGGAGAATCCTGTCGAGGCCACGCGCTATCACTCGCTGATCGTGGACAAGGATTCCCTGCCGGAGGACCTCCTGGTCACGGCCTGGACGGCGGACCAGGAGATCATGGGACTGCGCCACCGGAAGTATCCGATCCACGGCGTGCAGTTTCATCCGGAGTCCATCCTTACGCCGGGGGGGAAGGCCATCCTCCGGAACTTCCTCGAACTGTAG
- the trpE gene encoding anthranilate synthase component I translates to MITPGLAEFRKLARPGRRVPVVREILADTETPVSTFLKVATGPYAFLLESVESGEKWSRYSLLGTDPSSILTIRGSTVEIRTGNRVRRIRSDDPLAELGRWQRRQRPVELEGLPPFWGGAVGFVSYDAVRSLEKLPRQADDDLGIPDAVFMLADTVVVFDNLTLTMKIISSMPAGKDAERTYRKTLERIDEVVARLKTALPERETRPPSRGTARRFRSSIRPAAFRSAVRKAKKHILAGDVVQVVLSQRFEKSLKCDPFEVYRSLRVINPSSYMYYLRMDDRHIVGSSPEVLVRHQHGEVEVRPIAGTRPRGADSLDDRRLEEELISDPKECAEHVMLVDLGRNDVGRVAEFGSVNVTEFMNVERYSHVMHIVSNVVGKVRRGVGPLDSLKACFPAGTVSGAPKVRAMEIIEDLEPIRRGVYAGAVGYLSFGGSLDTCIAIRTALVERGRIYVGCGAGIVADSDPEREYRETVNKARALFAAVEAAESGTSRRRRSG, encoded by the coding sequence ATGATCACCCCCGGGCTGGCGGAGTTCCGCAAACTGGCCAGGCCAGGCCGACGCGTGCCCGTGGTTCGCGAGATTCTCGCAGACACGGAGACGCCCGTGTCTACCTTCCTGAAGGTGGCCACCGGTCCCTACGCTTTTCTTCTGGAGAGCGTGGAGAGCGGGGAGAAGTGGTCGCGGTACTCCTTACTCGGCACGGACCCGTCCTCCATTCTGACGATTCGCGGTTCCACCGTGGAAATCCGCACCGGGAATCGAGTGCGTCGGATTCGTTCGGACGATCCGCTTGCCGAACTGGGTCGATGGCAGCGTCGGCAGCGTCCTGTGGAGTTGGAGGGGCTGCCGCCGTTCTGGGGCGGCGCCGTCGGTTTCGTCTCGTATGACGCGGTGCGCAGCCTGGAGAAGCTCCCCCGACAGGCCGACGATGATCTGGGCATCCCCGACGCCGTCTTCATGTTGGCGGACACCGTGGTGGTCTTCGACAACCTTACGCTGACGATGAAGATCATCTCCAGCATGCCTGCCGGGAAGGATGCCGAGCGAACTTATCGAAAGACGCTGGAGCGCATTGATGAAGTGGTGGCTCGCCTGAAGACCGCGCTCCCTGAGCGGGAGACCCGCCCCCCGAGCCGCGGCACGGCACGACGCTTCCGAAGTTCCATCAGACCTGCGGCTTTCCGAAGCGCGGTGCGTAAAGCCAAGAAGCACATTCTGGCCGGAGATGTGGTGCAGGTGGTGCTGAGCCAGCGGTTTGAGAAATCTCTGAAGTGTGATCCATTCGAAGTCTACCGTTCGCTTCGCGTGATCAACCCTTCGTCCTACATGTACTACCTCCGCATGGACGATCGACACATCGTCGGGTCGTCGCCGGAGGTGCTCGTACGGCACCAGCACGGCGAAGTGGAAGTGCGCCCGATTGCCGGAACGCGTCCTCGCGGCGCGGATTCCCTGGACGATCGGCGCCTGGAGGAAGAGCTGATCTCGGACCCGAAGGAGTGCGCGGAACATGTCATGCTGGTCGATCTCGGCCGAAATGATGTCGGGCGTGTGGCGGAGTTCGGCTCGGTGAATGTGACGGAGTTCATGAATGTGGAGCGTTACTCCCATGTGATGCACATCGTTTCCAATGTGGTGGGGAAGGTGCGTCGCGGGGTCGGCCCGCTGGATTCCCTGAAGGCGTGCTTCCCGGCCGGAACGGTAAGCGGAGCCCCGAAGGTGCGGGCGATGGAGATCATTGAGGATCTGGAACCGATTCGACGAGGCGTGTACGCAGGAGCGGTGGGCTACCTCTCCTTCGGTGGCAGCCTGGACACCTGTATCGCGATTCGGACGGCGCTTGTGGAGAGGGGGCGCATCTATGTGGGATGCGGCGCCGGGATTGTCGCGGATTCGGATCCCGAGCGGGAGTACCGGGAAACGGTGAACAAGGCGCGTGCGCTCTTCGCAGCGGTGGAAGCCGCCGAAAGTGGCACTTCACGCAGGAGGAGATCGGGATGA
- a CDS encoding CDP-alcohol phosphatidyltransferase family protein: protein MNAPNGLSCLRILLVPLAMWGILSGNREVAFATVGVALLTDVLDGWLARRSRQVTEFGRALDPVADKIFAVGVLGALVAKGQVPKELLAVVVARDLAIVAWAVRRIRAGKGTPVSNRPGKTAFALLGIYALGMAVEWPFFDAAGPWVVVLYVLAGLTYACQSPVGAVGEERA, encoded by the coding sequence TTGAATGCCCCGAACGGGCTGTCCTGCCTGCGAATCCTGCTGGTTCCGCTGGCCATGTGGGGGATCCTGTCCGGGAATCGGGAAGTGGCGTTCGCGACGGTCGGAGTGGCTCTTCTGACGGATGTCCTCGACGGCTGGCTGGCACGCCGGTCCCGGCAGGTCACCGAGTTTGGAAGGGCGCTGGATCCGGTGGCGGACAAGATCTTCGCGGTGGGTGTGCTGGGCGCACTGGTCGCAAAGGGGCAGGTTCCGAAGGAGCTTCTCGCAGTCGTGGTCGCGCGGGATCTGGCGATTGTGGCGTGGGCTGTCCGGCGGATTCGTGCAGGAAAGGGAACGCCGGTCTCCAACCGCCCGGGAAAGACGGCATTCGCTCTTCTGGGAATCTACGCTCTCGGCATGGCTGTCGAGTGGCCGTTCTTTGATGCGGCCGGCCCGTGGGTGGTGGTGCTCTATGTGCTGGCGGGCCTCACCTACGCCTGTCAGTCACCAGTCGGTGCAGTCGGGGAGGAGCGGGCATGA
- the recN gene encoding DNA repair protein RecN, translating to MLTELSIRDMAIISRITIRFGPGLHVLSGETGAGKSLLTGGLRLLLGDRAGSETVRAGAERAVVEGVFELDPEGWVVDALRELDIEAEDGELILRREIVPGGRGRCRANGRAIPRSALVRAGEFLIDLHGQHDHQSLLRPSFQLDMLDAFAGLLGLRAGFAAAFDELRAAIAELESAEEALRDCREREEWVRFQWKELEDAAVQPGELAESRTLRSRLEQAEFLRETSSRLVDTLRERDGSIHDEVAALEGAAAEAARHDPQWEALAEGLAEVVVRVGDLADDARRAGDGAVDDPARLEEVRGRIRRIEDLLVKYGPEEEDLLREQKRLAEEVADPQAARERVGGLRERVGKISATIAAAGADLTARRQEAASQLDAAVEDALKSLGMRGTVFRTLVRPLEKGEVVCIGEDRPKASRRGFDEGEFLLSANPGEKPGALRAIASGGEISRVMLALKSALGTTRCPGTMVFDEIDAGIGGVVAGRVAEMLAELSSRGQVISITHLAPIAARATTHFAVRKVERENRTLSLVEPVEGEERVREVARMLGGGDGAAVEHARELLGAVAP from the coding sequence GTGCTGACCGAGCTTTCCATCCGGGACATGGCGATCATCTCCCGAATCACGATTCGCTTCGGCCCGGGGCTCCATGTCCTCTCCGGAGAGACGGGAGCGGGCAAGTCGCTCCTGACGGGGGGGCTGCGTCTTCTCCTGGGCGATCGTGCGGGATCGGAGACGGTCCGCGCGGGCGCGGAGAGGGCGGTCGTGGAGGGCGTCTTCGAACTGGACCCCGAGGGATGGGTGGTGGACGCGCTTCGGGAGCTGGATATCGAGGCGGAGGACGGGGAGCTGATTCTCCGTCGTGAAATCGTGCCGGGCGGGCGGGGCCGATGCCGGGCGAATGGCCGGGCGATTCCCCGTTCCGCGTTGGTTCGCGCGGGAGAGTTCCTGATCGACCTGCACGGGCAGCACGATCATCAATCGCTTCTGCGCCCATCCTTCCAGCTGGACATGCTCGACGCCTTCGCCGGGCTCCTGGGGCTGCGGGCCGGGTTCGCCGCGGCGTTCGATGAGCTTCGTGCGGCCATTGCAGAACTGGAGAGCGCCGAGGAGGCGCTTCGCGATTGTCGCGAGCGTGAGGAGTGGGTCCGGTTCCAGTGGAAGGAACTGGAGGATGCGGCTGTTCAGCCCGGAGAACTGGCGGAGTCGCGTACACTTCGAAGCAGACTGGAGCAGGCGGAGTTCCTGCGGGAGACCTCTTCGCGGCTGGTGGACACTCTTCGGGAGCGAGACGGCTCGATTCACGATGAGGTGGCCGCGCTGGAAGGAGCCGCCGCGGAGGCCGCCCGGCACGATCCGCAGTGGGAGGCGCTGGCGGAGGGGCTCGCGGAGGTGGTGGTTCGCGTGGGGGATCTCGCGGATGATGCGCGACGCGCCGGAGACGGGGCGGTCGATGACCCCGCCCGGCTGGAGGAGGTTCGGGGGCGGATTCGGCGGATCGAAGATCTTCTTGTGAAGTACGGTCCCGAGGAAGAGGATCTGCTTCGCGAGCAGAAGCGCCTTGCGGAGGAAGTGGCGGATCCTCAGGCGGCCCGGGAACGGGTCGGGGGTTTGCGGGAGCGGGTCGGGAAGATCTCTGCTACGATCGCCGCCGCAGGAGCGGACCTGACCGCGAGGCGGCAAGAGGCTGCATCACAGCTGGATGCCGCCGTGGAGGACGCGCTGAAGAGTCTCGGGATGCGGGGCACCGTGTTCCGGACCCTCGTGCGTCCGCTGGAGAAGGGAGAGGTCGTTTGCATCGGAGAAGACCGGCCGAAGGCGAGTCGGCGAGGATTCGACGAGGGGGAGTTTCTCCTGTCGGCAAACCCGGGAGAGAAGCCGGGCGCGCTGCGTGCCATCGCCTCCGGAGGGGAGATCTCCCGCGTCATGCTGGCGCTGAAGTCTGCGCTCGGCACGACCCGGTGTCCGGGGACGATGGTCTTCGACGAGATCGACGCGGGAATCGGTGGAGTCGTGGCCGGACGCGTCGCGGAGATGCTTGCGGAGCTTTCCTCTCGCGGACAGGTCATCTCGATCACCCATCTGGCTCCGATTGCGGCACGGGCGACGACGCACTTCGCCGTTCGGAAGGTGGAGCGGGAGAACCGGACCCTCTCGCTGGTGGAGCCGGTCGAGGGGGAGGAGAGAGTGCGGGAAGTGGCCCGGATGCTCGGGGGAGGGGACGGAGCTGCCGTGGAACACGCCCGGGAGTTGCTGGGGGCGGTCGCTCCTTGA
- the dxs gene encoding 1-deoxy-D-xylulose-5-phosphate synthase, producing the protein MADLQGETVSRVLDRIETPADLRSLELKDLTVLCAEIREEIIRTVSRTGGHLGASLGTVELTVAIHAVFDSPRDPVVWDVGHQAYGHKLLTGRRDRFQTLRQHGGLCGFPNRSESEHDAFGVGHAGTSISAGLGLAAARGLRGDDSRVVCVIGDGGLTAGMAFEALNQAGHLRSNLVVILNDNEWSISRNVGALSTYLTRLTSRPLYRRLEEDVYELIGRIPRAGRRAQEMGRRIKESLTNLVVPGVMFEELGFKYYGPIDGHDLPEVLETLRHLKGQRGPVLLHAVTEKGRGFPSAATSKTRAHGMSPQKAPVPEGTAPEAPSYTSVFGSALVELAELDPDVVAITAAMPDGTGTAGFADRFPDRFFDVGIAEQHAVTFAAGLACEGIKPFCAIYSTFLQRGFDQVAHDVALQGLPVRFVMDRGGLVGDDGPTHHGVFDPGFLRMLPGMVMMAPRDENELRNMLYTQLCHDGGPTALRYPRGAGLGVAVDAEFRQIPIGKAEILQDGSDVLLLALGSMVGTARSAAAELATQGVSAAVVDARFVKPLDAELILDLGRTTGCIVTLEESQKACGFGSAVGELLTESGAHDVRLSCVGIGDFYVEHGRPELLREMAGLGVDTVVGRALSLLETAGRVQLPGRS; encoded by the coding sequence ATGGCTGACCTGCAGGGAGAGACTGTGAGCCGGGTTCTGGATCGAATCGAAACGCCTGCGGACCTTCGCTCGCTGGAGCTGAAGGACTTGACGGTACTGTGTGCGGAGATCCGCGAGGAGATCATTCGCACGGTCTCCCGGACCGGCGGGCATCTGGGCGCTTCGCTGGGGACGGTGGAGCTGACAGTCGCGATTCACGCCGTCTTTGACTCGCCCCGGGATCCGGTCGTCTGGGATGTCGGACATCAGGCGTACGGACACAAGCTTCTGACCGGTCGCCGCGACCGCTTCCAGACGCTGCGCCAGCATGGCGGGCTGTGCGGGTTCCCCAATCGCAGCGAAAGCGAACACGATGCGTTCGGAGTCGGGCACGCGGGAACCTCCATTTCAGCAGGGCTGGGACTGGCGGCGGCACGCGGCCTTCGCGGTGACGACTCCCGCGTGGTGTGTGTGATTGGAGATGGCGGGCTCACCGCGGGGATGGCGTTTGAAGCACTGAATCAGGCGGGACATCTGCGGAGCAATCTCGTGGTGATCCTCAACGACAACGAATGGTCCATCTCCCGGAATGTCGGGGCGCTCTCCACCTACCTGACACGCCTCACCTCGCGACCGCTTTACCGCCGTCTGGAGGAAGATGTCTATGAACTGATCGGCCGCATTCCCCGGGCGGGGCGGCGCGCGCAGGAAATGGGCCGTCGGATCAAGGAGAGCCTGACAAACCTGGTCGTGCCGGGCGTGATGTTTGAGGAACTCGGCTTCAAGTACTACGGCCCCATCGACGGTCACGATCTCCCGGAGGTTCTTGAGACACTGCGGCACCTGAAGGGACAGCGCGGTCCGGTCCTTCTCCATGCGGTCACGGAGAAGGGGCGCGGTTTCCCTTCAGCGGCCACCTCCAAGACGCGGGCGCACGGGATGTCGCCGCAGAAGGCCCCGGTGCCGGAGGGAACGGCCCCGGAGGCGCCTTCGTATACGAGTGTCTTCGGTTCGGCGCTGGTGGAACTGGCGGAACTGGACCCGGATGTGGTGGCGATCACGGCAGCCATGCCGGACGGAACGGGTACCGCAGGATTCGCGGATCGCTTTCCGGACCGCTTCTTTGATGTGGGAATCGCGGAGCAGCACGCGGTCACTTTCGCGGCGGGTCTCGCCTGCGAAGGGATCAAGCCGTTCTGCGCGATCTACTCCACCTTCCTGCAGCGAGGGTTCGATCAGGTGGCGCACGATGTGGCGCTTCAGGGACTGCCGGTTCGGTTCGTGATGGATCGAGGGGGACTGGTCGGGGACGACGGCCCGACGCACCATGGTGTTTTCGATCCGGGATTCCTACGGATGCTCCCCGGGATGGTCATGATGGCGCCCCGGGATGAGAATGAACTGCGCAACATGCTCTACACGCAACTCTGTCACGATGGAGGCCCGACGGCTCTGCGATATCCCCGCGGCGCGGGGCTGGGTGTGGCCGTGGATGCTGAGTTCCGACAGATCCCGATCGGGAAGGCGGAGATCCTGCAGGACGGTTCGGATGTTCTGCTTCTGGCACTGGGGTCCATGGTGGGTACGGCGCGGAGCGCAGCCGCTGAACTGGCGACACAAGGTGTCTCCGCCGCAGTCGTGGACGCGCGCTTCGTGAAGCCGCTCGATGCCGAGCTCATTCTGGATCTTGGCAGGACCACGGGGTGCATCGTCACGCTTGAGGAGTCGCAGAAGGCGTGCGGGTTCGGAAGCGCGGTCGGAGAGCTCCTCACCGAGAGCGGCGCCCACGATGTTCGACTGTCCTGTGTCGGCATCGGCGACTTCTATGTGGAACATGGGCGACCGGAGCTTCTTCGCGAAATGGCGGGTCTCGGCGTGGACACGGTGGTCGGGCGCGCACTGAGCCTACTGGAGACTGCGGGGCGTGTTCAACTCCCCGGCCGAAGCTGA
- a CDS encoding divergent PAP2 family protein: MDMMASSPLSGPFVLAMGSAATAQIIKFVWTVVGESRVNFKRLVELGGKPSAHSASVAALSTGVGIQEGLRSPVFGMALFFSLLTMYDAAGIRRSAGRQAEVLNKIVDDLQMSGKVREERLLELLGHTPFEVLAGAALGVAFAVLFGGVGSWHG; the protein is encoded by the coding sequence ATGGATATGATGGCATCTTCTCCGCTGAGCGGGCCGTTTGTGCTGGCGATGGGCAGCGCTGCGACCGCGCAGATCATCAAGTTCGTCTGGACGGTGGTCGGAGAGAGTCGCGTCAACTTCAAGCGGCTCGTCGAACTGGGCGGAAAGCCGAGTGCGCATTCCGCATCAGTGGCCGCACTTTCGACAGGCGTGGGCATTCAGGAAGGGTTGCGCTCGCCCGTTTTCGGGATGGCGTTGTTCTTCAGCCTCCTGACCATGTACGATGCGGCGGGTATTCGCCGGTCGGCCGGAAGGCAGGCCGAAGTGCTCAACAAGATCGTGGACGATCTCCAGATGTCCGGGAAGGTGCGCGAAGAGCGCCTGCTGGAGCTGCTGGGACATACGCCGTTCGAAGTTCTGGCGGGGGCTGCTCTGGGAGTCGCTTTTGCGGTGCTCTTCGGGGGAGTCGGATCGTGGCATGGCTGA